A genomic region of Miscanthus floridulus cultivar M001 chromosome 3, ASM1932011v1, whole genome shotgun sequence contains the following coding sequences:
- the LOC136541352 gene encoding sulfoquinovosyl transferase SQD2-like isoform X1, with the protein MGDEVIVVTTHEGVPQEFHGAKLIGSWRNGEPEKPLIFYVGRLGVEKSLDFLKRVMDRLPGARITFIGDGPFRAELEQMFSGMLAVFTGTLQGEDLSQAYASGDVFVMPSESETLGFVVLEAMSSGVPVVGARAGGIPDIIPEDQEGRPAFCTHQGVDNCVGKIEQLLSSEELREAMGRAARKETEKFDWRAATRKIRNEQYTAAIWFWRKKRAQLLRPLQWVLRLLRPTTPGAANADVVAKQS; encoded by the exons ATGGGCGACGAGGTGATTGTGGTCACCACGCACGAGGGCGTGCCTCAGGAATTCCACGGGGCCAAGCTAATTGGCTCATGGAG AAATGGCGAACCAGAAAAGCCACTTATATTTTATGTTGGGCGCTTAGGAGTTGAAAAAAGCTTGGATTTTCTTAAGAG AGTCATGGACCGACTTCCAGGAGCAAGGATCACATTTATTGGAGATGGCCCATTCAG GGCTGAGCTTGAGCAGATGTTCTCAGGTATGCTGGCGGTGTTCACGGGCACGCTGCAAGGTGAAGATCTATCACAGGCCTATGCCAGCGGGGATGTGTTTGTGATGCCTTCCGAGTCAGAGACGCTGGGGTTTGTGGTACTGGAGGCCATGTCATCGGGAGTTCCGGTAGTGGGGGCTCGCGCCGGAGGAATACCTGATATCATACCTGAGGATCAGGAGGGAAGACCAGCTTTCTGTACACACCAGGGTGTGGATAACTGTGTTGGCAAGATCGAGCAGCTCCTGTCGAGCGAGGAGCTGAGGGAGGCCATGGGGAGGGCTGCCAGGAAGGAGACGGAGAAGTTTGACTGGCGAGCAGCGACGAGGAAGATCCGGAACGAGCAGTACACTGCTGCGATCTGGTTCTGGCGCAAGAAGAGGGCACAGCTGCTGCGACCTCTCCAGTGGGTGTTGCGGCTGCTGAGGCCGACAACACCTGGGGCTGCCAATGCCGATGTCGTAGCAAAGCAATCATAG
- the LOC136541352 gene encoding sulfoquinovosyl transferase SQD2-like isoform X2: protein MEMRSRLTNGEPEKPLIFYVGRLGVEKSLDFLKRVMDRLPGARITFIGDGPFRAELEQMFSGMLAVFTGTLQGEDLSQAYASGDVFVMPSESETLGFVVLEAMSSGVPVVGARAGGIPDIIPEDQEGRPAFCTHQGVDNCVGKIEQLLSSEELREAMGRAARKETEKFDWRAATRKIRNEQYTAAIWFWRKKRAQLLRPLQWVLRLLRPTTPGAANADVVAKQS, encoded by the exons ATGGAAATGCGTTCAAGGCTAACA AATGGCGAACCAGAAAAGCCACTTATATTTTATGTTGGGCGCTTAGGAGTTGAAAAAAGCTTGGATTTTCTTAAGAG AGTCATGGACCGACTTCCAGGAGCAAGGATCACATTTATTGGAGATGGCCCATTCAG GGCTGAGCTTGAGCAGATGTTCTCAGGTATGCTGGCGGTGTTCACGGGCACGCTGCAAGGTGAAGATCTATCACAGGCCTATGCCAGCGGGGATGTGTTTGTGATGCCTTCCGAGTCAGAGACGCTGGGGTTTGTGGTACTGGAGGCCATGTCATCGGGAGTTCCGGTAGTGGGGGCTCGCGCCGGAGGAATACCTGATATCATACCTGAGGATCAGGAGGGAAGACCAGCTTTCTGTACACACCAGGGTGTGGATAACTGTGTTGGCAAGATCGAGCAGCTCCTGTCGAGCGAGGAGCTGAGGGAGGCCATGGGGAGGGCTGCCAGGAAGGAGACGGAGAAGTTTGACTGGCGAGCAGCGACGAGGAAGATCCGGAACGAGCAGTACACTGCTGCGATCTGGTTCTGGCGCAAGAAGAGGGCACAGCTGCTGCGACCTCTCCAGTGGGTGTTGCGGCTGCTGAGGCCGACAACACCTGGGGCTGCCAATGCCGATGTCGTAGCAAAGCAATCATAG